A window of the Deltaproteobacteria bacterium genome harbors these coding sequences:
- a CDS encoding alpha/beta fold hydrolase: MSCDKRLLHCDESFIHTEQAISFSNARGDRLAGVLHAPAAKGDQCGAAILCHGMDSDKNSAKLIFLSRALAEVGVATLRFDFSYVGASSGKYEDLTCSGEVDDLCAYELMQQRYPGKLGIFGSSLGGTVALLFAAQQPKVAALATLAAPLHPEEFPKRMLTPPQLQQWREEGLTYYNGRQLNRTLLEDLEKIDVVAAAKSIRCPVLILHGDADQVVPVAEAHELNGCLTTKTRLTVYPGADHRLSDPSVMRSAMAEALEWLTKHVG; encoded by the coding sequence GGCGATCGTCTCGCTGGTGTGCTTCATGCTCCCGCGGCGAAAGGGGACCAGTGCGGCGCCGCGATCCTGTGTCATGGCATGGACTCGGATAAAAACAGCGCGAAGTTAATTTTTCTCAGCCGCGCATTAGCCGAAGTCGGAGTAGCGACGCTGCGCTTCGATTTCAGCTACGTCGGCGCATCGAGTGGCAAGTATGAAGATCTCACTTGCAGCGGCGAGGTCGACGACCTGTGCGCCTACGAACTAATGCAGCAGCGCTATCCCGGCAAACTGGGAATCTTCGGCTCAAGTCTGGGCGGCACTGTGGCGTTACTATTCGCGGCGCAGCAACCCAAGGTTGCCGCGCTAGCGACCCTCGCCGCACCCCTTCACCCTGAGGAATTTCCCAAACGAATGCTCACACCGCCGCAACTGCAACAATGGCGCGAGGAAGGATTGACTTACTACAATGGCCGGCAGCTCAACCGCACGTTGCTCGAGGACTTGGAGAAGATCGACGTTGTCGCCGCGGCAAAATCCATTCGCTGCCCGGTGCTAATACTCCACGGTGACGCCGATCAAGTGGTGCCGGTCGCAGAGGCCCACGAGCTGAACGGTTGTCTGACGACGAAGACGCGCTTAACGGTTTATCCCGGCGCCGACCACCGTTTATCCGATCCGAGCGTGATGCGAAGCGCCATGGCCGAAGCATTGGAATGGCTGACGAAACATGTAGGATAG